One window of the Lemur catta isolate mLemCat1 chromosome 6, mLemCat1.pri, whole genome shotgun sequence genome contains the following:
- the KIAA0930 gene encoding uncharacterized protein KIAA0930 homolog, translating to MLRAIAEERGRACLRREVCGLGCFKDDRIVFWTWMFSTYFMEKWAPRQDDMLFYVRRKLAFAGSESGADGRKVAEAEPEVEVEVYRRDSKKLPGLGDPDIDWEESVCLNLILQKLDYMVTCAVCTRTDGGDIHIHKKKSQQVFASPSKHPMDSKGEESKISYPNIFFMIDSFEEVFSDMTVGEGEMVCVELVASDKTNMFQGVIFQGSIRYEALKKVYDNRVSVAARMAQKMSFGFYKYNNMEFVRMKGPQGKGHAEMAVSRVSTGDTSPCGTEDSSPASPMHERVTSFSTPPTPERNNRPAFFSPSLKRKVPRNRIAEMKKSHSANDSEEFFREDDGGADLHNATNLRSRSLSGTGRSLVGSWLKLNRADGNFLLYAHLTYVTLPLHRILTDILEVRQKPILMT from the exons GGTGCTTCAAGGATGACCGCATTGTCTTCTGGACGTGGATGTTCTCCACCTACTTCATGGAGAAATGGGCTCCCCGGCAGGATGACATGCTTTTCTACGTGCGCCGGAAGCTGGCGTTTGCTGGCAGCGAGAGTGGCGCTGACGGGAGGAAG GTGGCTGAGGCTGAGCccgaggtggaggtggaggtgtaCCGGCGGGACTCCAAGAAGCTGCCGGGCCTGGGAGACCCTGACATTGACTGGGAGGAGAGCGTCTGCCTGAATCTCATTCTGCAGAAG TTGGACTACATGGTGACCTGCGCGGTGTGCACACGCACGGATGGTGGGGACATTCACATCCATAAGAAGAAATCCCAG CAAGTGTTTGCGTCCCCCAGTAAACACCCCATGGACAGCAAAGGGGAGGAGTCCAAGATCAGCTACCCCAACATCTTCTTCATGATCGACAGCTTCGAGGAG GTGTTCAGCGACATGACtgtgggggaaggagagatggTCTGTGTGGAGCTAGTGGCCAGTGACAAAACCAACATGTTCCAAGGGGTCATCTTCCAGGGCTCCATCCGCTATGAGGCGCTCAAGAAGGTGTACGACAACCGA GTGAGCGTGGCCGCCCGCATGGCACAGAAGATGTCGTTTGGCTTCTACAAGTACAACAATATGGAGTTTGTGCGCATGAAGGGGCCACAGGGCAAAGGCCATGCTGAGATGGCGGTCAGTCGGGTGTCCACAGGTGACACGTCCCCCTGTGGGACCGAGGACTCCAGCCCAGCGTCGCCCATGCACGAGCGG GTGACCTCCTTCAGCACCCCTCCGACCCCGGAGCGGAACAACCGGCCCGCCTTCTTCTCCCCGTCCCTCAAGAGGAAGGTGCCCCGGAACCGGATCGCTGAGATGAAGAAGTCGCATTCGGCCAACGACAGTGAGGAATTCTTCCGGGAGGACGACGGTGGAG CCGATCTGCACAATGCAACCAACCTGCGGTCTCGGTCCCTGTCCGGCACGGGAAGGTCGCTGGTCGGGTCCTGGCTGAAGCTGAACAGAGCAGACGGAAACTTCCTTCTCTATGCACACTTAACCTACGTCACTTTGCCACTGCATCGGATTCTAACAG ACATCCTGGAAGTGCGGCAGAAGCCCATCCTGATGACCTAG
- the NUP50 gene encoding nuclear pore complex protein Nup50: MAKRIAEKELTDRNWDQEDEAEEVGTFSVASEEVLKNRAIKKAKRRNVGFESDSGGAFKGFKGLVVPSGGGGFSGFGSSTGGKPLEGLSNGNSTTITSPFTSARVATETQAAFGSIAANGPTTLVDKKISNPKTNGNSQQPSCSGLASSKAYASNTYNRQLAALNCSVRDWIVKHVNANPLCDLTPIFKDYEKYLANIEQQHGNSVSNDSQSETNKTSVETQPPSLFGSTKLQQESAFLFPSNKTEDTSEKETEVVSEKKMDPSLGATSASFNFGKKIDSSVLGSLSSGPLAGFSFSSGNSSLFGKDTTQSKPVSSPLSTKTLESQAEGGSNECKGGDEEENEEPPKVEVTEVKEDDAFYSKKCKLFYKKDNEFKEKGVGTLHLKPTANQKTQLLVRADTNLGNILLNVLIPPNMPCTRTGKNNVLIVCVPNPPVDEKNATTPVTMLIRVKTSEDADELHKILLEKKDA; the protein is encoded by the exons atggccaaaagaatTGCTGAGAAGGAATTGACAGACAGGAACTGGGATCAAGAAGATGAAGCTGAAGAG GTGGGAACATTCTCAGTGGCCAGTGAGGAAGTCCTGAAGAATAGAGCCATAAAGAAAGCAAAGCGTAGAAATGTTGGATTTGAA TCTGATAGTGGAGGAGCCTTTAAAGGATTTAAAGGTTTGGTTGTACCTTCTGGAGGAGGAGGGTTTTCTGGATTTGGTAGTAGCACTGGAGGGAAGCCTCTAGAAGGACTGTCAAATGGAAACAGCACAACTATCACCTCTCCCTTCACCAGTGCAAGAGTGGCAACAGAGACCCAGGCAGCCTTTG GTTCTATTGCTGCAAATGGCCCTACCACCTTGGTTGATAAAAAGATTTCAAATCCCAAAACTAATGGTAACAGTCAGCAGCCTTCCTGCTCTGGCCTTGCTTCTAGCAAAGCCTATGCCAGTAACACCTATAACAGGCAGTTGGCTGCCTTGAACTGCTCTGTCCGGGACTGGATAGTGAAGCACGTGAATGCAAACCCACTCTGTGACCTGACACCCATCTTTAAAGACTATGAGAAATACTTAGCAAACATTGAACAGCAACACGGAAACAGTGTCAGTAATGATTCTCAAAGTGAAACTAACAAGACGTCGGTTGAAACGCAGCCTCCTTCCCTATTTGGCTCAACAAAATTACAGCAAGAGTCAGCATTTCTGTTCCCCAGCAACAAAACTGAAGATACATCTGAAAAGGAGACTGAGGTTGTGTCTGAAAAGAAAATGGACCCATCACTAGGAGCAACAAGTGCCTCGTTTAATTTTGGCAAGAAAATTGATAGCTCTGTTTTGGGCTCACTAAGCTCTGGCCCCCTGGctggattttcattttcctctggaAACTCCAGTTTATTTGGCAAAGATACTACCCAGAGTAAACCAGTTTCTTCACCATTGTCCACTAAAACACTGGAGAGCCAAGCAGAAGGTGGCAGTAATGAATGCAAAG GTGGAGATGAAGAAGAGAATGAGGAACCACCCAAAGTAGAAGTTACTGAAGTAAAAGAAGATGATGCTTTTTATTCCAAAAA GTGTAAACTATTTTACAAGAAAGACAATGAATTTAAAGAGAAAGGTGTGGGTACTCTGCATTTGAAACCTACAGCAAACCAGAAGACGCAGCTTTTGGTACGGGCAGACACCAATTTAG GCAACATATTGCTGAATGTTCTGATTCCACCCAATATGCCATGTACTCGAACAGGGAAAAATAACGTCCTTATTGTCTGTGTTCCAAACCCACctgttgatgagaagaatgccACTACCCCTGTTACCATGTTAATTCGGGTAAAAACTAGCGAGGATGCAGATGAGTTGCACAAAATTTTACTGGAGAAAAAAGATGCCTGA